The window TTGTTCTCGAAGCCGTTGAGCTTGAGCGTGCTCAGGATGTTGAAACCGAGTTGGCCGAGAACCGGCTCGAGTTCGCCGTTCGCCTCGGCCTTTGCGATCCATTGAAACCACGGCGAAGCTAGCGCATTGGCGGTGACGCGCTCGAACAGATCGCTCTGCCCGAACGGCGTCGGCCCGTTGGCCGAGATGATGCGGCGGATGCGATCCGGATGCCGGACCGCGAACCCCATGCCGACGGGGCCGCCGAAGTCATGTATGACCAGCGTGATGTCGGTGAGATCGAGCGCAAGGACCAGCGCTTCGAGATTGTCGACATGGTCCTGCAGCCAATAGCTGCGCTGCGCCGGCGTCGCGCTCTTGCCGAACCCCATGTGATCCGGAACGACCACGCGCTGCGTGGCGCTGAGGGCTGGCACCAGATGACGAAACAGATAGCCCCAGGTCGGTTCGCCATGAAGGCAGAGCACCACCTCGCCGTCTCGCGGGCCCTCGTCGACATAATGCATCCGGAAACCTGGCGCCGTGCTGAAATGCGGCGTGAACGGAAAGGTGCCGTGGAAGGTGGCGTCGGACTGGATCATGGCTCGGCCTCGAATGGTTTTAGATTGAAACCATTGTCTATCGCTTGCGGTTTTACTTTGCAACCGATATACCGAGCCCCGACCGGGCGGTCTTTCGGGCCGCGCACCGATCGAGGAGCGTCAGGCGGACCACGATGGCGAAGCGAGTGAGCCACAGGGACTCGATGTGCGGCGTGGCCCGGCCGCTGGATGCGATCGGAGACTGGTGGTCGCTGCTGATCGTCCGCGATGCATTCGACGGGCTGCGCCGGTTCGGCGAATTTCAGAAGAGCCTCGGGCTTGCCAAGAACATCCTCTCCGCCCGGCTCCGTAATCTGCTGGCGCACGGAATCATGGAGACCGTGCCTGCAGCGGACGGCAGCCCGTACCAGGAATATGTGCTGACCGAAAAGGGACGCGGGCTGTTCCCGCTCCTCGTCGCGCTCCGGCAGTGGGGTGAGGATTTCTTCTTCGAGCCCGACGAAGCGCATGTGCTGCTGGTTGATCGAAAGAATGGACTGCCGGTGCGCCGCCTCGAGCTGAGAGCGCAGGACGGACGCGTCGTCGGCGCAGAAGACACGATGGTGCGGCTGCCGCGGGCTTCCCATGGGAACGGCAACGCGTGAGACGCGCGTGCGCTACGCCGGACCGCGGCCAGCAACCGGATCTTAACCCTCCTTGCCGCAGCATCCGCGCGTGGAGGTTCGACCAATGCAGACATTCCGGATTTCGCTGAGCGATGGGGAGCGGAAATTCCACACGGCGATTCAGGCGCCGGATCCCGCGTCCGCGCGTATCAAGGCCGCCTACTTCTTCGACATATCGAAATGGCGGATCTTGAGTGTGTCGCTGAGCGGAGCCAGCGCTGCCGCGGCGTAGTCGCTGCGCAACCTACGCCATCCGGTCGAGCTCAGACGCGGCAAGTTTTGCAATCTGCAGGTCGATTTCGGCGAGCGGATCGTCATCCCACCACTCCATGACGATGGCGCCGAGCCGCTCGTCCGGTTCGTTCGAGAGCTTGAGCATTGCCGGTTCGCCGTGCCGCCGCACCGGTAGCAACCGCGCGGCGTGCGTCACGATCGGATCGCCGTCGGGGACGAGGCTCCAGGCCGAGAGATAGGGTTCGAACATCGGGCGGGCTGACTGGGTGATCAAGGGACGTAACGGTCGTTAGCATTGCCTGCGCGCGCTGCCACGCTGGTTCCGTGCGGCGCGTCGTGGCAGGCCGCGGCAACCAGTTCCTGGCCGCCCTGCCCATGTTGGCTGATGACAGCCCCCACCCATCTCGCGCTACAATGTAGCAGCCGGTGCGACGGAGGGTGTGGTGATGCCGCGAAAGGGAATTACCGGACACGACGATTGGGTGGTCACGGAAGCTCTGGCCACCGCGCTGGTCGCGCTCGAACAGTTGCCGTCGAAGCATCAGCCGCGCGCGCATATGGAGGACGTCCGCAAGCTCCTGACCGCGAGATGTGAGGCCGGAGCCGTCACGCTGCATCTTGCGCAAGCCAAGTGCCGGTTGTTTCCCGATACCGATCCCCTGACCATCTATGAGGAATACGGTCTCAAGGACGGACTTGGGTAGCGGCCGCCGTCGCGGCGGCGCCCTGAAGAGCCGCGTGAAGGTCGAACGGCTAGTCGTGGCTGACGCGCCAGATCGTGCCGTTGCCGTCTTCGGAGACCAGCAGCGCGCCGTCCCGCGCCACGGTGACACCCACCGGACGGCCCCAGACCTCATTGTCACCGATGACGAAGCCGGTGACGAAATCCTCGTACTCGCCGGTCGGCAGACCGTTCTTCAACCTGATGCGAATGACCTTGTAGCCGGTGCGCTTCGCGCGATTCCACGAGCCGTGTTCGGCTGCAAACCCGTCGCCGCGATATTCGGCCGGAAAGCTGCTGCCGGTGTAAAAGGTCAGGCCGAGTGAGGCCGAGTGCGCCTGCAACAACACGTCGGGAGTAGTCACCTTGTCCTTGAGGTCGGGCCGCGCGCCGGCATGCGCGGGGTCTTCGTTGGCACCAATATAGTACCAGGGCCAGCCGTAGAACGCGCCCTCGCGGATACGCGTCACATAGTCGGGCACGAGATTGTCGCCGCGGCCGTCGCGCTCGTTGGTCGAACACCAGGGCGTGCCGCTTCCAGGCTGGATCGCAAGTCCGACGCAGTTGCGGATACCGGTGGCGAACAGTTTCCGGTTCTTGCCGTCGGGATCGAAGGCCAGCACAGCCGCACGGTCGGTTTCCGATCCCCAGGCGGCGCCAAGCGCGTGATCGCGACTCCAGCTCTCGATACCTTCCGGCGGCCGGCCAAGGCCCTCGCCCGCGTTGCCGACGGAGCCCACCGACACCAGCATCCGCTTGTCGTCGGGCGTGAACACGATGTCACGCGTGGAATGGCCGTAGCCGTGAGGAAGGTTTGCGACGATGCTCTCAGGCTTTCCCGGCGCCCTGAGATCGCCGTTGCGGTAGGCAAAGCGCACGACGCTGTCGGTGTTGGCGACATAGAGCCATTGCGGATTGTCGCCGTTTGGAAAGAACGCGATGCCGAACGGCCGGTTCAGCCCGGTTGCGTAGACCTCATTGGTCGCCGGCTTGGTGGCGCCGTCGGCGTTGCGCAGGACACGGATGCGGCCGGAGCTGGTTTCCACGACGAAGATATCGCCGTTGGGCGCGGTCCGGATAATCCGCGGACCGCTCAGCCCGCTCGCAAACAACTCGACCTTGAACCCCGCCGGCACCTGCGGCGCCGCCGATGCGGGGCGCGACACGATGCGGGATGAGTTGCTGCTGGAGGCCGTTGCCCCCGGCTTGGGCAAGTCCTGCGGCGTGATCAGACGCACCGTGCCCGGTCTGTCGCGCTGCCAGTCGCCGAAGGCCTCCGCGCCCTTCAGCACAGGTTCAGCGCCCGACCGCGCGATGCTGGTCGCTGCGAGGATGACGACGGAAATGCTCACGCCGGCAAGGTTTGTCTTACGCATTTGCTCCTCGCGCGAGGTCCCTGTCAGATGCGCCGCTCATAGCGCAGTTCGCGCGCAGGATGCATTCACAATGTCCTCTGTATCGTTGGCCGTTGGGAAGCGCCGTCGCATCAACAGGCGAGCGCTCCGCAGCATGCACTACACGGCCCGGGAACTGACCATGGGCTTGCGCTCGGCCGTCGTCGGTTCGCGGAACGCCGGCGTGTCTCCAACAAGCGGCTTGAGGGGAACCGTGAGCCGGCAGATCAGGCCCTCGGTGCGCCAATCGAAATCGGCCCGTCCGCCGAGCTGGGTCTCGATGCTGGCAATGACACTTCGTGTGCCGAAGCCTTTCTGCTTCGGCTTGGTCACCGGAGGCCCGCCGGATTCCACCCAGGCCAGGATCAGCGTCTCGTCCTCCACTTCCCAGGTGATCGCGAGCCGGCCCGGCAACACCGACAGGCTGCCATATTTGGCGGAGTTGGTGACGAGCTCATGCAACGCCAGTGCCAGCGTCTGCGCGGTCGCGGGCTGCAACTGCACCTCTCCGCCGGCGATCCGGATCTGTCCGGCCTCGGAATAAGGCGCAATCTCCTCGGTCACCAGCCGCCGGATTTCGGCGCCCTGCCAGCTCGACAGCGACAGCACGGTGTGAACGCGCGCCAGCGCCGTGATGCGGCCCTCGACCGCCCGCACATAGGCGGTCACGTTCTGCGCGCGCGTCAGGCGCACGATCGACTGCGCCAGCGCAAGCGCATTCTTGGCGCGATGGTCGACCTCGCGGGTCAACAGGCTCTGCCGTTCCTCGGCCTTCTTGCGATCGGTGATGTCGACGGTGACGCCGCTGACCCGCACCACCCTGCCGCTCCTGTCGCTGGTCGCCGCAGCCGTGCCGACGCACCAGCGGATCTCGCCGTCCGGCCGCACGACGCGGAATTCGGCCTCATAAGATGAGTGGCCGTTGCCGAAGCCGGTCCAGCCCTGCCGGAGTTTCTCGACATCGTCGGGATGAAACAGCCTTTGGATATTGTCGGAGGTCAGCGCAAAGGATTTCGGATCGACGCCGAAGATCTTGTATTGCCCCTCGTCCCACATCCAGTCGCCGTTGACCCAGTCCCAGTCCCACGAGCCCATCTTGCCCGCGGCAATCGCCATGCTGCGGCGCGCCTCGCTCTCGACCAGCCGTGTGGTCGACTGCTCGAGCTCGGCGGTGCGGGCGCGCACGCGGTCCTCGAGCTCGGCGTTGAGGCGTTCGAGTTGCCGCGTCTTGCGGTAGAGCTCGGCGAACACGCGGATTTTTGCGCGCAATACTTCCGGCACGACCGGCACCGGCACGTAATCGACCGCGCCCATTTCGTAGCCGCGCAGCCGATCAATGTCGCTGACCTGGATTGCCGAGATGAAAATCATCGCGGTCTTTTGAAAGCGCGGATGCTCGCGGATCATCGCGGCGAGCTCGAAGCCGTCGAGCTCGGGCATGCAGACGTCGACCAGGATGACCGCGACTTCGTTCTTGAGCAGGAACTCCAGCGCCTCGCGGCCCGACGAAGCGGCCACGAGCGTCTCGCCGAGCTCCTTCAAGATGACCTCATAGGCCAGCAGCTTGGCCGGCTGGTCATCGACCAGAAGGATGTTTACCTTTTCATGGTCCATCATAATCGATCGCCGATCAGCGGTGCAGCCACATGCGGATCGCCAGCAGCAATTGCTCGGTGTTCACGGGTTTCGCCAGATAATCGGATGCGCCTGCCTCCAGGCATTTCTCCCGGTCACCTTTCATCGCCTTCGCGGTCAGCGCGATGATCGGCAGCCGCGCAAAGGCGGGATTTTGCCGGATGGCGCCGATGGTCTGGTAACCGTCCATCTGCGGCATCATGATGTCCATCAGCACGATCGCGATCTTCGGATTGGACTCGACCAGCGAGATCGCCTCGTGACCGGTTGTCGCAGTCAACACCTTCATACCACGCCGCTCCAGCACGCTCGACAGCGCGAAGATGTTGCGGGCGTCGTCGTCGACCAGGAGCGCGGTCTTGCCAATAAGATCCTCATCGGAACTATTGAGCTTCTCCAGCATCCTCTGTTTTTCGACAGGCAATTCCGTGATCACACGGTGCAGGAACAGTGACGTTTCGTCGAGCAGACGTTCTGGCGACTCCACACCTTTGACGACGATGCTGCGCGCCATCGTGTGCAGTTCCGCGTCCTCTTCGGCCGAAAGTTCCCGCCCCGTAAACACCACAACGGGGATATTGGAGAGCGTCTCATCCTTGCGGATCTGATCCAGCACCTCGAAGCCGCTCATGTCGGGCAGCCGCAGGTCGAGCACGACACAGTCGCACGGATGCTCGCGCAACGTTGAGAGCGCCCCTGCTCCGGTTCCGCTGGTCACGATCTCGATATCCTCGTGGCCGAGCAACTCGGTGATGCTGAGCTGCTCCGCCGCATTGTCCTCCACGATCAGCAGGCGCTTGCGACGCGGTCTGGCGTATTCCTTGATCTGCGACAGCGCCGCGCTGACGCCCTCGGTCGTGGTCGGCTTGTTGACGAAGGAGAACGCGCCGCGCGCCAGCGCATGTTGCCGGTCCTCGTCGAGCGTAATGACCTGGACTGGAATGTGACGAGTGAGCGGATTGTGCTTGAGCTGGCTCAGCACCGTCCAGCCCAGCATGTCGGGCAGGAAGACGTCGAGCGAAACCGCGCTCGGCTGGAACTGCTTGGCGAGATCCAGCGCCTCGGCGCCCCGGCTTGCGACCAGAACCTTGAAGCCCTTGTCGCGCGCCAGATCGATCAGCACCCGCGCGTAATGCGGGTCGTCCTCGACGATCAAGAGGATCGTGTCGCCGGGCTCGAGATCGAGCCGGTCGTCCGGCAGC of the Bradyrhizobium quebecense genome contains:
- a CDS encoding alpha/beta fold hydrolase, which encodes MIQSDATFHGTFPFTPHFSTAPGFRMHYVDEGPRDGEVVLCLHGEPTWGYLFRHLVPALSATQRVVVPDHMGFGKSATPAQRSYWLQDHVDNLEALVLALDLTDITLVIHDFGGPVGMGFAVRHPDRIRRIISANGPTPFGQSDLFERVTANALASPWFQWIAKAEANGELEPVLGQLGFNILSTLKLNGFENNAVITDTWLAAYGAPFARPADCLGAIGWARGFATGAHRFDAPDPAADRAIRSRPALAIWGEADRTLHAEHFLPLFSAIFPAAPVKRLAGVGHYCLEDAPEEIGGLIAEFIRQT
- a CDS encoding winged helix-turn-helix transcriptional regulator — protein: MAKRVSHRDSMCGVARPLDAIGDWWSLLIVRDAFDGLRRFGEFQKSLGLAKNILSARLRNLLAHGIMETVPAADGSPYQEYVLTEKGRGLFPLLVALRQWGEDFFFEPDEAHVLLVDRKNGLPVRRLELRAQDGRVVGAEDTMVRLPRASHGNGNA
- a CDS encoding aminoglycoside phosphotransferase family protein, with the protein product MFEPYLSAWSLVPDGDPIVTHAARLLPVRRHGEPAMLKLSNEPDERLGAIVMEWWDDDPLAEIDLQIAKLAASELDRMA
- a CDS encoding PQQ-dependent sugar dehydrogenase, encoding MRKTNLAGVSISVVILAATSIARSGAEPVLKGAEAFGDWQRDRPGTVRLITPQDLPKPGATASSSNSSRIVSRPASAAPQVPAGFKVELFASGLSGPRIIRTAPNGDIFVVETSSGRIRVLRNADGATKPATNEVYATGLNRPFGIAFFPNGDNPQWLYVANTDSVVRFAYRNGDLRAPGKPESIVANLPHGYGHSTRDIVFTPDDKRMLVSVGSVGNAGEGLGRPPEGIESWSRDHALGAAWGSETDRAAVLAFDPDGKNRKLFATGIRNCVGLAIQPGSGTPWCSTNERDGRGDNLVPDYVTRIREGAFYGWPWYYIGANEDPAHAGARPDLKDKVTTPDVLLQAHSASLGLTFYTGSSFPAEYRGDGFAAEHGSWNRAKRTGYKVIRIRLKNGLPTGEYEDFVTGFVIGDNEVWGRPVGVTVARDGALLVSEDGNGTIWRVSHD
- a CDS encoding sensor histidine kinase, producing MDHEKVNILLVDDQPAKLLAYEVILKELGETLVAASSGREALEFLLKNEVAVILVDVCMPELDGFELAAMIREHPRFQKTAMIFISAIQVSDIDRLRGYEMGAVDYVPVPVVPEVLRAKIRVFAELYRKTRQLERLNAELEDRVRARTAELEQSTTRLVESEARRSMAIAAGKMGSWDWDWVNGDWMWDEGQYKIFGVDPKSFALTSDNIQRLFHPDDVEKLRQGWTGFGNGHSSYEAEFRVVRPDGEIRWCVGTAAATSDRSGRVVRVSGVTVDITDRKKAEERQSLLTREVDHRAKNALALAQSIVRLTRAQNVTAYVRAVEGRITALARVHTVLSLSSWQGAEIRRLVTEEIAPYSEAGQIRIAGGEVQLQPATAQTLALALHELVTNSAKYGSLSVLPGRLAITWEVEDETLILAWVESGGPPVTKPKQKGFGTRSVIASIETQLGGRADFDWRTEGLICRLTVPLKPLVGDTPAFREPTTAERKPMVSSRAV